The proteins below are encoded in one region of Carcharodon carcharias isolate sCarCar2 chromosome 2, sCarCar2.pri, whole genome shotgun sequence:
- the polr2d gene encoding DNA-directed RNA polymerase II subunit RPB4 has translation MAACGSEARVGDVEEDASQLVFPKEFESSETLLNSEVHMLLEHRKQQNESAEDEQELSEVFMKTLNYTARFSRFKNRETIASVRSLLLQKKLHKFELASLANLCPETAEEAKALIPSLEGRFEDEELQQILDDIQTKRSFQY, from the exons ATGGCGGCCTGTGGGAGTGAAGCCCGGGTCGGGGATGTAGAAGAGGACGCTTCCCAGCTGGTGTTTCCAAAAG AGTTTGAAAGCTCCGAGACCCTGTTGAACTCTGAGGTCCACATGCTGCTAGAACATAGAAAGCAGCAGAATGAGAGTGCGGAGGACGAACAGGAGCTCTCTGAAGTCTTCATGAAAACGTTAAACTACACAGCCAGATTCAGCCGCTTCAAAAACAGGGAGACCATCGCCAGTGTCAGGAG TCTGTTGTTACAGAAGAAATTGCACAAATTTGAGCTGGCCAGTCTGGCCAATCTGTGTCCTGAAACAGCTGAGGAGGCCAAAGCTCTCATTCCCAG CTTAGAAGGTCGATTTGAGGATGAGGAGCTCCAGCAGATCCTTGATGATATTCAGACCAAGCGAAGCTTTCAGTATTAG